One genomic segment of Arcobacter porcinus includes these proteins:
- the argJ gene encoding bifunctional glutamate N-acetyltransferase/amino-acid acetyltransferase ArgJ, whose product MFTILPIKGYIDQIDGFFCDGIHAGLKPNGNNDLGFIYTKEPCTVAAIFTNNKFQAAPLKHFLQYEEGFKTNFVLINSKNANALTGKKGIEDIKNLFSKLDFDLHNPIMSSTGVIGNRLPIEKLVNGAKKFDLSAKSGENLSKAIMTTDAYPKTCMYEVKLENGKSFKIGAVAKGAGMINPNLATMLCFICTDADAPYEDIKNALEQNKHTTFNAISVDGDTSTNDTVLVLANKKSDAYDKDAFTEALRLVMNDMAMLMVADGEGAKKVAAFEVINAKNDKEAEIAAKALSNSLLVKTALFGEDPNFGRIASTIGASQVLCDDEKLVISYNDVIVFNKGEICFDSEVEKKAGDVLKNDKYKIICDLGIGSGKFTAYGCDLGYKYVEINADYRS is encoded by the coding sequence ATGTTTACAATTTTACCAATAAAAGGTTATATAGATCAAATTGATGGTTTTTTTTGTGATGGAATTCATGCAGGATTAAAGCCAAATGGAAATAATGATTTAGGATTTATATATACAAAAGAACCTTGTACTGTTGCAGCTATATTTACAAATAATAAATTTCAAGCAGCACCTCTTAAACATTTTTTACAATATGAAGAGGGCTTTAAAACAAATTTTGTTTTAATAAATTCAAAAAATGCGAATGCTTTAACAGGAAAAAAAGGTATTGAAGATATTAAAAATTTATTTTCAAAATTAGATTTTGATTTACATAATCCGATTATGAGTAGTACAGGAGTTATAGGAAATAGACTTCCAATAGAAAAACTTGTAAATGGAGCTAAAAAATTTGATTTGAGTGCAAAAAGTGGAGAGAATCTATCAAAAGCAATTATGACAACAGATGCATACCCTAAAACTTGTATGTATGAAGTGAAGCTTGAAAATGGTAAATCATTTAAAATAGGAGCAGTTGCAAAAGGTGCTGGTATGATAAATCCTAACTTAGCAACTATGCTTTGTTTTATTTGTACAGATGCAGATGCTCCATATGAAGATATAAAAAATGCATTAGAACAAAATAAACATACAACTTTTAATGCAATAAGTGTTGATGGAGATACTTCAACAAATGATACTGTTTTAGTTTTAGCAAATAAAAAATCAGATGCATATGATAAAGATGCTTTTACAGAAGCACTAAGATTAGTTATGAATGATATGGCAATGCTTATGGTTGCTGATGGTGAAGGAGCTAAAAAAGTTGCTGCATTTGAAGTTATAAATGCAAAAAATGATAAAGAAGCTGAAATAGCTGCAAAAGCTTTATCAAACTCTTTATTAGTAAAAACAGCACTTTTTGGAGAAGATCCAAACTTTGGAAGAATTGCTTCAACAATTGGAGCTTCACAAGTTCTTTGTGATGATGAAAAGTTAGTAATATCATATAACGATGTTATTGTATTTAATAAAGGTGAAATATGCTTTGATTCAGAAGTTGAAAAAAAAGCAGGAGATGTTCTTAAAAATGATAAATATAAAATAATTTGTGATCTAGGAATAGGTAGTGGAAAATTCACAGCTTATGGTTGTGATTTAGGTTACAAATATGTAGAAATCAATGCTGATTATAGAAGTTAA
- a CDS encoding potassium channel family protein yields MSIFTKIKKGLGWELTSSKPQYDLNPLLYSKLKPIRLPLILIQSLMIIGVLGYVYFEDYSIMHAIFQTSYTLTNTGFGALNESNFKNETILFTVFLMIAGFTSLIFAVGVVIDVFTNGNLRALLKERKMLYKIARLRKHFVLFYHNEYTAQVAKQFRENHIPFVVVDPSDDIENIAKEHGYPYFVKDEPHKETSFLKSHLSSAKGAISLSKNISDNITLIASVRLYEKELERSPFLIISNAETQNEKIRLKKLGADKVVATPSLMAKRVSAMAISPDMENILDEFLYKKDSPITMEDFFIRDDAWIVGKELKELDLREKLKISVIGITEENGVFIHLPKGDKVINKNSKLLIVGSQKGIVRAKRVLNLINEPREI; encoded by the coding sequence ATGAGCATTTTTACAAAAATTAAGAAAGGTTTAGGCTGGGAACTTACTAGCTCTAAACCACAATATGACTTAAATCCATTACTATACTCAAAATTAAAACCTATTAGATTACCACTTATTTTAATTCAATCTCTTATGATTATTGGAGTTTTAGGGTATGTATATTTTGAAGATTATTCAATAATGCATGCAATATTTCAAACATCATATACGCTTACAAATACAGGTTTTGGTGCTTTAAACGAATCAAATTTTAAAAATGAAACAATACTTTTTACTGTATTTTTAATGATTGCAGGATTTACAAGTTTAATTTTTGCAGTAGGAGTTGTAATAGATGTTTTTACAAATGGAAATTTAAGAGCTTTATTAAAGGAGAGAAAAATGCTTTATAAAATAGCTAGACTAAGAAAACATTTTGTACTTTTTTATCACAATGAGTATACAGCACAAGTTGCAAAACAGTTTAGAGAAAATCATATTCCTTTTGTTGTAGTTGATCCAAGTGATGATATTGAAAATATTGCAAAAGAGCATGGATATCCATATTTTGTTAAAGATGAGCCACATAAAGAGACATCATTTTTAAAATCTCATCTTAGTTCAGCAAAAGGAGCAATCTCTTTATCAAAAAACATTTCTGATAATATTACTTTAATTGCTTCAGTAAGACTTTATGAAAAAGAGCTAGAAAGATCTCCATTTTTAATTATCTCAAATGCTGAAACACAAAATGAAAAAATAAGATTAAAAAAACTAGGAGCTGATAAAGTTGTAGCAACTCCATCATTGATGGCAAAAAGAGTTAGTGCAATGGCAATTAGTCCTGATATGGAAAATATTTTAGATGAGTTTTTATATAAAAAAGATAGTCCAATTACAATGGAAGATTTTTTTATAAGAGATGATGCTTGGATTGTAGGAAAAGAGCTAAAAGAGCTTGATCTAAGAGAAAAACTAAAAATATCAGTTATAGGAATCACAGAAGAGAATGGAGTATTTATACATTTACCAAAGGGTGATAAAGTTATAAATAAAAACTCAAAACTTCTTATTGTTGGCTCTCAAAAAGGAATTGTGAGAGCAAAAAGAGTATTAAATTTAATAAATGAACCAAGGGAGATATAA
- the rpmB gene encoding 50S ribosomal protein L28, whose amino-acid sequence MARRCAISGKGPMVGYNVSHAKNRTKRRFLPNIRTIRVMTEDGSTMKLKISAKELRTLKKHS is encoded by the coding sequence ATGGCAAGAAGATGTGCAATTTCAGGAAAAGGGCCAATGGTTGGATACAACGTTAGCCACGCAAAAAACAGAACAAAAAGAAGATTTTTACCAAATATTAGAACTATCAGAGTTATGACTGAAGATGGTTCAACTATGAAATTAAAAATTTCTGCAAAAGAGCTAAGAACTCTTAAAAAACACTCATAA
- a CDS encoding glycosyltransferase, with protein sequence MRNIVIHYKTINSLIEKIKENSWIKIYKKPILSKIFGNKDDNIDIYFHSGNIDDEAITYAKKSKHIITNSFSNLNEIIKKTDIEKDKIDVIYPSANIVYTKEKIVKEKYKKEFELSDNTKLILFSANNFKTSGIKEFLDIVSNISYIDFKVFILGSKQQLKNLEFSLPKYEKLKEKIVLLDNKNSNIDEIFSVSDIFLLPTHSKNIASSVIKAMYCKCVVFSTINNDIKELIDVFSTMDKPNDPSTPFKIDAILHDINELKNIKKQNRKIAKELELSRNILKFTEIIKKI encoded by the coding sequence TTGAGAAATATAGTTATACATTACAAAACAATAAATAGTTTAATAGAAAAAATCAAAGAAAATAGCTGGATTAAAATTTATAAAAAACCGATTTTGTCAAAAATATTTGGAAACAAAGATGATAATATTGATATATATTTTCATAGTGGAAATATTGATGATGAAGCTATTACTTATGCAAAAAAGTCAAAACATATTATTACAAATTCATTTTCAAATCTAAATGAAATTATAAAAAAAACAGATATAGAAAAAGATAAAATAGATGTAATTTATCCTAGTGCAAATATTGTTTATACAAAAGAAAAAATAGTAAAAGAAAAATATAAAAAAGAGTTTGAACTGAGTGATAATACAAAACTTATTTTATTTTCTGCTAATAATTTTAAAACAAGTGGAATAAAAGAGTTTTTAGATATTGTTTCAAATATCTCTTATATAGATTTTAAAGTTTTTATTTTAGGCTCAAAACAGCAGTTGAAAAATTTAGAATTTTCTTTACCAAAATATGAAAAACTAAAAGAGAAGATAGTATTATTGGATAATAAGAATTCTAATATAGATGAGATTTTTTCAGTGAGTGATATATTTTTACTTCCAACTCATAGTAAAAATATTGCTTCAAGTGTAATAAAAGCTATGTACTGTAAATGTGTGGTTTTTTCAACTATTAATAATGATATAAAAGAGTTAATAGATGTTTTTTCAACTATGGATAAACCAAATGATCCAAGTACACCATTTAAGATAGATGCTATTTTACATGATATAAATGAGTTAAAAAATATAAAAAAACAGAATAGAAAAATAGCAAAAGAACTTGAGTTAAGTAGAAATATTCTTAAATTTACAGAGATTATAAAGAAAATTTAA
- the gmhB gene encoding D-glycero-beta-D-manno-heptose 1,7-bisphosphate 7-phosphatase — MQKKVIFLDRDGVINKDFGYVSKIENFNFCEGVFEACKEFLNLDFEIVIVTNQSGIGRGYYTIEDFKTLTNHMLNEFKKMDINILKVYFCPHNPDEDCSCRKPKNGMILEALNDFEIDLNNSWLIGDKLSDIECAKNANIPNRVLINEKDEKNKDFFVAKSLFDSLKYIKEKYEI; from the coding sequence ATGCAAAAAAAAGTAATCTTTCTCGATAGAGACGGTGTTATAAATAAAGATTTTGGATATGTTTCAAAAATTGAAAATTTTAATTTTTGTGAAGGAGTTTTTGAAGCTTGTAAAGAGTTCTTAAATCTTGATTTTGAAATAGTTATTGTAACAAACCAATCAGGAATTGGAAGAGGATATTACACTATTGAAGATTTTAAAACTTTAACTAATCATATGTTAAATGAATTTAAAAAAATGGATATAAATATTCTAAAAGTATATTTTTGTCCTCATAACCCAGATGAAGATTGTTCTTGTAGAAAACCAAAAAATGGGATGATTTTAGAAGCTTTAAATGATTTTGAAATTGATTTAAATAACTCTTGGTTGATTGGTGATAAGTTAAGTGACATAGAGTGTGCAAAAAATGCTAATATTCCAAATAGAGTTTTAATAAATGAAAAAGATGAAAAGAATAAAGACTTTTTTGTAGCAAAAAGTTTATTTGATAGCTTAAAATATATAAAGGAAAAATATGAAATATAA
- the rfaD gene encoding ADP-glyceromanno-heptose 6-epimerase — MKYNNINFNKKTILITGGAGFIGSNLAFYFQKNYPEAKIVVLDCFRSGETFSNGNLKSFGHFKNLIGFNGVVISGDINDKKLLKSLENDYRFDYIFHQAAISDTTALEQDIMIKTNVNAYEDLLKIAIKHKANMIYASSAATYGDSDRFEVGFEKPNNVYGFSKVMMDNITYEYLKQDLPISIVGLKYFNVYGSKEFFKNKTASMVVQFGHQILKGETPKLFEGSDKILRDFIYIEDIIQANIKATKPKKSGVYNVGTGKARSFEDIVNILQKNLEIDNGKNYIPNPFIGSYQFFTEANIETTKKFLNYEPRFSLEDGIKDYIPEIKRLFTEEIK, encoded by the coding sequence ATGAAATATAACAATATAAATTTTAATAAAAAAACAATTTTAATAACTGGTGGAGCTGGTTTTATAGGTTCAAACTTGGCATTTTATTTTCAAAAAAATTATCCAGAAGCAAAAATTGTAGTTTTGGATTGTTTTAGAAGTGGTGAAACTTTTTCTAATGGAAATTTAAAAAGCTTTGGACACTTTAAAAATTTAATTGGCTTTAATGGAGTTGTGATAAGTGGTGATATAAATGATAAAAAACTTCTAAAATCTTTAGAAAATGATTATAGATTTGATTATATTTTTCATCAAGCAGCTATATCTGATACAACTGCACTTGAACAAGATATTATGATAAAAACAAATGTAAATGCTTATGAAGATCTATTAAAAATTGCAATTAAACATAAAGCAAATATGATTTATGCTTCAAGTGCCGCTACTTATGGAGATAGTGATAGATTTGAAGTTGGATTTGAAAAACCAAACAATGTTTATGGATTTTCAAAAGTTATGATGGATAATATTACATATGAGTATTTAAAACAAGATTTACCAATCTCTATTGTAGGGCTTAAATATTTTAATGTTTATGGTTCAAAAGAGTTCTTCAAAAATAAAACTGCTTCAATGGTAGTTCAATTTGGACATCAAATTTTAAAAGGAGAAACTCCAAAACTTTTTGAAGGAAGTGATAAAATATTAAGAGATTTTATCTATATAGAAGATATTATTCAAGCAAATATAAAAGCAACAAAACCAAAAAAATCTGGTGTTTATAATGTTGGAACTGGAAAAGCTAGAAGTTTTGAAGATATTGTAAATATTCTACAAAAAAATTTAGAAATAGATAATGGTAAAAACTATATTCCAAATCCATTTATTGGTTCTTACCAATTTTTTACTGAAGCAAATATAGAAACTACTAAAAAATTCTTAAATTATGAACCAAGATTTTCTCTTGAAGATGGAATAAAAGATTATATACCTGAAATTAAAAGATTATTTACAGAAGAGATAAAATGA